The following proteins come from a genomic window of Fontisubflavum oceani:
- a CDS encoding AMP nucleosidase, protein MTAPTLHLPVDTPADAGAKSFTDAAEAVAYLQELYEGATGFLSKHFAEVILGEMPDKRFRAFYPEIRITTTSFGQIDSRLSFGHVSEPGTYATTVTRPDLFENYLTQQIALLLENHQVPVTIGPSITPIPVHFAVLGDAEMQVPQDGALAFPLRDVFDVPDLGTTNDEIVNGFGYHNEDGSGALAPFTAQRIDYSLARLAHYTATAPEHFQNHVLFTNYQFYVEEFVAFGRAALRDPKSGYTALVGPGNDVITDPEQPLNTPLKLPQMPTYHLTREGGGGITLVNIGVGPSNAKTATDHIAVLRPHVWLMVGHCAGLRNSQSLGDFVLAHAYLREDHVLDDDLPVWVPIPALAEVQIALEDAVADVSDVEGYDLKRIMRTGTVATIDNRNWELRDHSGPVQRLSQSRAIALDMESATIAANGFRFRVPYGTLLCVSDKPLHGELKLPGMASAFYKTQVSRHLLIGIRAMEKLREMPLERLHSRKLRSFEETAFL, encoded by the coding sequence ATGACCGCCCCGACACTGCATCTTCCGGTGGATACCCCCGCCGATGCGGGCGCGAAAAGCTTCACCGATGCGGCCGAGGCCGTTGCCTATCTGCAAGAGCTCTATGAGGGCGCAACCGGATTTCTCAGCAAGCATTTCGCCGAAGTGATCCTGGGCGAGATGCCCGACAAACGCTTCCGCGCCTTCTACCCCGAGATCCGGATCACAACGACCAGTTTTGGCCAGATCGACAGCCGCCTGTCCTTTGGCCACGTGTCGGAACCCGGGACCTACGCCACCACGGTCACCCGCCCCGATCTGTTCGAAAACTACCTCACGCAGCAGATCGCTTTGTTGCTCGAAAACCATCAAGTGCCGGTGACAATCGGCCCGTCGATCACGCCGATCCCCGTGCATTTTGCAGTTCTTGGCGATGCCGAAATGCAGGTGCCGCAGGATGGCGCATTGGCATTCCCGCTGCGCGATGTGTTCGACGTGCCCGATCTGGGCACCACCAATGATGAGATCGTCAACGGGTTTGGCTATCACAACGAAGATGGCTCCGGCGCGTTGGCGCCCTTCACGGCACAGCGGATCGACTACTCCCTGGCGCGTCTGGCGCATTACACGGCCACCGCCCCCGAGCATTTTCAGAACCATGTGCTCTTCACCAACTACCAGTTCTATGTCGAAGAGTTCGTCGCCTTCGGCCGCGCCGCGCTCCGGGACCCCAAGAGCGGCTACACGGCCCTGGTTGGCCCCGGAAATGATGTGATCACCGACCCGGAACAGCCGCTGAATACGCCGCTGAAACTGCCGCAAATGCCAACCTATCACCTGACGCGCGAGGGCGGCGGCGGCATCACTTTGGTTAACATCGGCGTTGGCCCGTCGAACGCCAAAACTGCGACCGATCATATCGCCGTTCTGCGCCCGCATGTCTGGCTGATGGTCGGCCATTGCGCGGGGCTGAGAAACTCGCAGAGTCTGGGCGATTTCGTCCTCGCTCATGCCTATCTGCGCGAGGATCACGTGCTTGATGACGATCTGCCGGTTTGGGTGCCGATTCCGGCGCTGGCCGAGGTGCAAATCGCGCTTGAAGACGCGGTGGCGGATGTGAGTGATGTGGAGGGCTATGACCTGAAGCGGATCATGCGGACCGGCACGGTTGCCACCATCGACAATCGCAATTGGGAGCTGCGCGACCATAGCGGCCCGGTGCAGCGCTTGAGCCAATCGCGCGCCATCGCGCTCGATATGGAAAGCGCCACGATTGCGGCGAATGGGTTCCGATTCCGTGTGCCCTACGGCACGCTGCTTTGCGTTTCTGACAAGCCGCTTCATGGCGAGTTGAAGCTGCCCGGGATGGCCAGCGCCTTCTACAAAACCCAAGTTTCACGGCATCTTTTGATCGGAATCCGGGCGATGGAGAAGCTCCGCGAGATGCCTCTGGAGCGTTTGCATTCTCGCAAATTGCGGTCATTTGAAGAGACTGCCTTCCTCTGA
- a CDS encoding HU family DNA-binding protein encodes MAQKPMTKTQLVAALADEMGSDKKAAGAALDAIANVITKEVSNGGAATIPGVGKVYCRERPARMVRNPATGEQIHKDADKVVKVTIAKALKDSVNG; translated from the coding sequence ATGGCACAGAAACCCATGACCAAGACCCAACTGGTTGCCGCACTGGCCGATGAGATGGGCAGCGACAAGAAAGCCGCAGGCGCGGCGCTGGACGCGATTGCCAATGTGATCACCAAAGAGGTGTCCAATGGCGGTGCCGCCACCATCCCCGGTGTTGGCAAAGTCTATTGCCGCGAGCGGCCCGCACGTATGGTGCGCAACCCCGCCACCGGCGAGCAGATCCACAAAGACGCCGACAAAGTGGTCAAGGTGACCATTGCCAAGGCTCTGAAGGACAGCGTGAACGGCTAA